The proteins below come from a single Eucalyptus grandis isolate ANBG69807.140 chromosome 3, ASM1654582v1, whole genome shotgun sequence genomic window:
- the LOC120291661 gene encoding protein SRG1-like: MVNVQLMNHGVLDEGMRMMKENVQGFFDLPHHEKQKSTQKPGSLEGYGQAFVTSHDQKLQWNNMIFLKCHPAHARNLDLWPKNPPEFRIALEKYNEDMRKLAAEVVKYIGMALGIHEGELDLLTKSFGEGKYEVRMNYYPACPSLERTTAGSRFHPFPRHRREFRSNHGGLQQCHVQSAGSQISGEQREGEGVHSNLLLSQPVSSGRTFSQLSQPPDSPIYQNPLELGEFLQCFLSHKLDDAVPFIDTLKL, from the exons atggtGAATGTGCAGTTAATGAACCATGGAGTGTTGGATGAagggatgaggatgatgaaggaGAACGTGCAAGGGTTCTTCGATCTGCCCCACCACGAGAAGCAAAAGTCAACCCAGAAACCCGGAAGTCTCGAAGGTTACGGGCAGGCTTTCGTCACCTCTCACGACCAGAAGCTGCAGTGGAACAACATGATCTTCCTCAAATGCCATCCTGCTCATGCGAGAAATCTCGATCTGTGGCCAAAAAATCCCCCGGAATTCAG GATAGCATTGGAGAAATACAACGAAGATATGAGGAAGCTGGCAGCGGAAGTAGTGAAGTATATTGGAATGGCGTTGGGGATTCATGAAGGCGAATTGGATCTGTTGACGAAAAGTTTCGGAGAAGGGAAATACGAGGTCAGGATGAATTACTACCCAGCATGCCC GTCCTTAGAAAGGACAACTGCTGGGTCACGGTTCCACCCGTTCCCGCGGCATCGTCGTGAATTTAGGTCAAATCATGGAGGTTTACAGCAATGCCACGTACAGAGCGCCGGATCACAGATCAGTGGTGaacaaagagaaggagagggtgTCCATAGCAACCTTTTGCTATCCCAGCCCGTCTCTTCCGGTCGGACCTTCTCCCAGCTCTCGCAGCCACCGGACTCCCCTATCTACCAAAACCCTCTCGAACTCGGAGAATTCCTGCAGTGCTTCTTAAGCCACAAGCTTGATGATGCGGTTCCTTTCATCGACACTCTCAAGCTGTAG
- the LOC104439072 gene encoding thebaine 6-O-demethylase-like: MVNVQLMNHGVLDEGMRMMKENVQGFFDLPPPREAKVSPKTRKSRRLRAGFRHLSRPEAAVERRDLPQMPSCSCEKSRSVAKNSPGIQSIRIALEKYIEDMRKLVAEVVKYIGMALGIHEGELDLLTKSFGEGKYEVLSKDNCWVTVPPVPGGIVVNLGQIMEVYSNATYRAPDHRSVVNKEKERVSIATFCYPSPSVPVGPSPSSSQPPDSPLSTKTLSNSGEFLQCFLSHKLDDAVPFIDTLKL, from the exons atggtGAATGTGCAGTTAATGAACCATGGAGTGTTGGATGAagggatgaggatgatgaaggaGAACGTGCAAGGGTTCTTCGATCTGCCCCCACCACGAGAAGCAAAAGTCAGCCCGAAAACCCGGAAGTCTCGAAGGTTACGGGCAGGCTTTCGTCACCTCTCACGACCGGAAGCTGCAGTGGAACGACGCGATCTTCCTCAAATGCCATCCTGCTCATGCGAGAAATCTCGATCTGTGGCCAAAAATTCCCCCGGAATTCAG TCGATCAGGATAGCACTGGAGAAATACATCGAAGATATGAGGAAGCTGGTAGCGGAAGTAGTGAAGTATATTGGAATGGCGTTGGGGATTCATGAAGGCGAATTGGATCTGTTGACGAAAAGTTTCGGAGAAGGGAAATACGAG GTCCTTAGCAAGGACAACTGCTGGGTCACGGTTCCACCCGTTCCCGGCGGCATCGTCGTGAATTTAGGTCAAATCATGGAGGTTTACAGCAATGCCACGTACAGAGCGCCGGATCACAGATCAGTGGTGaacaaagagaaggagagggtgTCCATAGCAACCTTTTGCTATCCCAGCCCGTCTGTTCCGGTCGGACCTTCTCCCAGCTCCTCGCAGCCACCGGACTCCCCCCTATCTACCAAAACCCTCTCGAACTCTGGAGAATTCCTGCAGTGCTTCTTAAGCCACAAGCTTGATGATGCGGTTCCTTTCATCGACACTCTCAAGCTGTAG